The sequence ATGGGCGCCTTTGGTATTCTATCCACATTAGAAATGAGAAGCTTTCAAGTCCGCTGGAGGACTGGAGCGAAGACTAAACTGGAATAAATTCATGTAACAAAAGAATCTCGGACGTGGATTTGTGGAAAACTTAATAGCAGTCCAGTAAAAAGACTAAACAAAAAAGGAAAGAAATCACTTCAACCACTTCTCCATCCATCCAACGATAAGCTCAAGTCTCTTAACCCTATGCTTGGGCTTTCCTTTTCTTGAGAGGTCGTGGTTCTCGCCGGGGAAGAGGGCGAGCTCAACGGTTTTGCCAAGATACTTAAGGGCGGTAAAGAACTGCAGAGCCTCTGGAAGCCAGCAACGGTAGTCTTCCATTGAGTGTATTATCAAGAGAGGAGTCTCGACGTTTGGTGCGTACTTCAGCGGGCTCTTCTCCCAGTAACCCTCTGTGTTGCTCCAGGGATCACCCCCTATCTGATCCGGAGCGAAGTAATAGCCTATGTCCGTTGTTCCGAAAAAGCTTGTCCAGTTTGAGATTGACCTTTGGGTTACAGCGGCTTTAAAGCGGTTGGTGTGCCCCACAATCCAGTTCGTCATGAAGCCGCCGTAGGAGCCGCCGGTTACTCCTATCCTCTCCGAGTCTATGAAGTCGAACCTTCTCAAAGCCTCGTCCACGACCTCCATTATGTCCTGATAGTCCCTCTCGCCGTAGTGCTCCCTTATGTCAGCAAAATCCTCTCCATAACCGTCGCTTCCCCTTGGATTGGAGAATATTACAACGAAGCCTTTAGCGGTTAAAACGTGGAACTCGTGCATGAAGGAGTAGCCGTAGGCCGTCTTCGGCCCGCCGTGGATTTCAAGAACTGCCGGATACTTTTTGCCTTCTTCAAAGTCCACGGGCTTCATTATCCACGCATCTATCTCAACGCCGTCGCTCGCTTTGACTTTGAAGTGCTCCGGCTTTGAGAGCTTGTACTCCCTTATCCATGCGTTAAAGTCGGTGACTTTCCTCTCCTTTCCCTCTCTGAGAATGTAAAGCTCTGTTGGAGTTGTTGCATCCTGAGCAATGAAGGCTATATACTCCCCGATGCCGAAGGTCTCAACACTTCTATCTCCGCCGATTACACGCTCTATCTCTCCATCGAGGTTGACACGGAAGAGGTTTGCCCTTGGGCCGTCTGTGGCTATGTAGTAAACCCAGCCGTCCTTATAAACAAGCGGGTTCCGAGAGGGGCCTCTTACATCGCAGTTGAGAGAGTTGTAAGCCGAGCGGTCAAGCTTTGCCGTGAGCTTTTTGATTTCCTTCGTCTCAGGATTGAAGTGATAGATGTGAGTGTTCGTTGGAATGCCTCTCTCAAGAGTGTTCATTCTAAGTATAACCGTGCCGTCTTCAAGAGGAACTAAATCGCCAATGCGCCACTTTGAATCGGTCAGCTTTTCAACCTTCTTGCTCTTAAGATCAACAACAAAGAGATCGCTTATCATGGGTTTCTTTTCCCTATCCTCCTGGGCAACAAAGTAGATTTTGCTTCCATCTTTGCTCCATTTTAGAGTTTGAACGTTAAGGTTTCCTCTCGTCAGCTTTCTCTTTTTCCCGCTCTCGACATCGACAAGATAGATGTGGTTCCGCTTTCCATAAACCCATCCAATGCCGTTGAACCAGAAGGGAATTTCCTTGATTATGTGCACGTCGTCCTTCTTTTTTCTTTCGATCTCCACAGGGGTTATGACGGCGAGTGTTTTGCCGTCAGGTGAAAACTCGTAGTCATTTATTCCAAATTTAAACTTCGTGAGAAGCCTTGCCTCTCCTCCGGTGGTCGGGATTAAGTAAAGCTCAGCCTCCTTGCTTTCCTTGTCCCTTTTGGATGTGAAAGCCATGAACTTACCATCTGGCGAAAAGCGCGGATTTGAGTCTTTTGGTCCAGAGGTGAACTGCACAACCTTCCTACCATCATAAACATAGATTTTTGAAAAGTAGTCATCTTTTTCTATGCTGATTTCGCTTACCGTAAAGGCAACTTTTCTTCTGTATACATTAAGTCCACCGACAAGCTTAAAGTTCCCCAAGTCTTTGATATCAATCCTTTTCATTAAGACCACCATATTAAGTAGGCTCTTTTCGTATAAAAGCTTAGCGTTTAAATTGATATCTTAATGAAGTATAGGTTTTTAAACATCCCGGCTTTTTCATTTGTGGGGATGAAAAAATGACCGTGAAAGTGAGATTCGACAAAGAAGTGAGAGACTATGCTAAAAGCGAGGGTGTTAAGGATCCAACTCTAAAGCTCACTGAAACCGCTCTCGCTGAGGCTATTGAAGAATTTCATCGGAGAATGATAGTTTTAGCTGGAGATACAATGAAAAAAGCCACCTTGGCTGGAATTCTTGCCGGAGCTTCTGCCAAAATAATATCTGCAATTCTTGAGGAACTTATGGGGAAAAAGCTCAGGGATGAGAGCGAGGATAAGGTGGAAGTTCTCTATGCAACCGATGCCCTTGGACAGGAAACTTTTGGGAGAAAAAGGTATGAAGAATTTAGAAAGCATTTTGATGTTCTTGCCGGAGAAAATGTAAACGTTACCGCCGTTACTTTTAAACACACCCGCGATATTCTTGGGAGAACTTATGACCTGCTTGTTCTTGATCTCAGCTATGATTTTTCCCCTAATGATCTCGGTAGGATAATAGAGACTGTTAGGGGTGGAGGAGTAATATTCATCCTTGCCAACCCATTTGAAAAGTGGAAAAACATGTGGACTGGCTTCCATAAGAGCCTCGTTACTCCGCCCTACACCATAGATGACGTGAAAAAGAGGTTTAACAGGAGACTCATCAGAAAGTTTGAAGAGCACGAAGGAATTTACATCCTAAACGCCGAAAACCAGAAAATTCTAAAGGGCCCAGAAAACGAGAAGAGTCAGGCAAAGCTCCCTGAGAGAGAAAAGATCGAAATACCAGAGGAGATAAAATTCCCAAAGGAGCTCTATGAACTCTGTCTCACAAACGGCCAGGTTGAGGTTCTTAAGGCCCTCGAAGAGCTAATAGAAAACGATGGGATGGTCGTCCTAACGGCGGATAGAGGAAGAGGAAAGAGTGTCAGCGTTGGTATAGGCTCTGTTGGTCTCGCGGTGAAATCAAAGAAAAAGCGTGTGAGGATTGTTGTCACGGCCCCAGAACTTGAAAATGTGCAGAGTCTCTTCCGCTTTGCGAAGAAAAGCCTCCAGAAGCTTGGCTATAAGCCAAAAGTTATAGAAGAAAATGGTCTCATAAAGGAAATATATGCCAAGGGAATTGGGATAAGGTATTACCCCCCAACCCAAGGGTATAGAATGAACGCAGACGTTTACGTAATTGACGAAGCCGCTGGAATTCACGTCCCGATCCTCCACCAATACCTCAAAAAGCCCAAAGTAATTTACTCCTCCACAATCCACGGATATGAGGGAGCGGGAAGGGGTTTCTCTGTCAAATTCCTAAAGAAGGCCAAGGAGAAGAGAGAGTTCAAGGAGATACACCTCTCGGTGCCGATTAGATACGAGAGCAACGACCCGATTGAGAGGTGGCTCTTTGATGTTCTCCTGCTGGATGCCGAGCCTGTGGAGCTAACTGAGGAAGACTACGAGCTTATTAGGAGAAAAGAGGTCTACTTTGAAAAGCCCGACCTCGATGACTGGTTCGAGAACGATAGAGAAGATTTAAGGCACTTCGTCGGTATTTACGTTCTTGCTCACTACAGGAACAGACCGAGCGATGTAGCACTTTTAGCCGATGCACCACACCACGAAGCGAGGGTTTTGAGGCTCAAGAATGGAAAGATAGTCTGTGCCGTGCAGATAGCCAAAGAAGGAGGAATCCCAAAGAAGGATATAGACAGAATGGCAAAGGGATACAAGCCGAGGGGGAACATAATCCCCGACATGATGGTGAAACACCACTATGCAAAGGAGTTTGCGAAGTTAAAAGGTTATAGGGTGGTTAGAATAGCCACCCACCCAGATGCTATGGATATGGGCCTTGGGAGTAAGGCGCTTGAGCTGTTAATTCAAGAGGCCGATAGAGAAGGCCTTGACTGGGTAGGGAGTGGATTTGGAGCTAGTGAAGAGCTCATAAGGTTCTGGATAAGAAATGGGTTTGCGGTAGTGCATCTAAGCCCCTCGAGGAATCCCGTAAGCGGAGAATACACCGCGATAGTGATAAAGCCAATAAGCAAGAAGGCTCAAGAGATAGTTAAGAAAGCTAACGATGAATTTAGAATTAGACTTACGGAGTGGCTTGGTGACACGCATAGGGATTTGGAGCCCGAGATAGCGAGATGGCTCTTTGAAACACCTTTTGGAGAGAGCGTCAACTACCCGATAACCCTAACGGATGTGCAGAAGAAAAGGCTTGAGATGTTCGTGGGTAAAGTCTTAACTTATGACACCGTTCTTGATGCAGTGAAGCCAGTGGTAAAGCTTTATTTCCTCGATGGCTGGATGAAGCCTTATCTCGATGAGAGACAAATACACCTCCTCATTTACCGTGTTCTTCAAGCACATACATGGGAAGAAACTGCAAAGTTCATCGATAGAAGCCCAATGTTCACGATGATAGAAGTTAGGGACATAATAAGAGGCCTTTGGTACTACTACAAGCACATACTCAAATAGGCTCAGCTTCGTCGATCCCGGGCATCAGTACCCCAAAGGCCAATCTACATCATCGCCTAAGAAAAATTCCATAAGCAGTTTAAAAATCCATCTCAAAGGACGTTTAGATACTTATGCACCTGAAAGCTTAAACCAACGTTTTCTCTCCCCATTATCTTTGCAGCGATGTTGTAAAGCCTCATAAGCTGATGTTGGGAAATATCAATCGGTTCTTTGGGCTGTATGGCAAGGGGGGCTAAGTTTTTCAACAGCTCTGCGTACCATCTCACGTTTTCTTCTTTTGTGTCTTTTGTGACCACGAGCTTTGCATAAGTCTTTGCCCCTGCTTTCTTAAGTATCCTAATGCTCTCTACTTCTCTGAGCACCAGCTCCCGCCAATTTTCACTTGCTTTGGCGGTCTCATCTTTTATATCAACACTCGCATAATCTACAAGATGTGCAACTTCTCCTACTCTTTCTGGCCTGCTTCCATTGGTCTCTAAGAAGTTTTTAAATCCCAAATCGTGCATCTTCTCCATGAGGGCGTAGAGGTTCTTCGTCTGCAGAGTTGGCTCTCCGCCGGTGTAGCTTATTGAGTGTATATCTCCGGTGTCCAGCTTTAAGATAACATCAACAACTTCTTCAAGCTTTGCCGGGTTGGGCTTGTACTCAAACTTTCCAGTAAACGGTTCCACTTCGTAGCGCCACCTTGGAACGTTAGAAGCGAGGATATAGCTTGCGGAGTCGCACCAGATGCATCTAAGGTCACAGCCAGCGAATCTAACAAAAATCTGCCTTCTGCCAAAGGCACTTCCCTCTATACTTCCCCCTTCTCCTTGCCAGCTGTTGAAGATTTCAGCCAAGAACATGGAATCACCTAAAGCTCTATGCCCTTCACCTTGTCACTCACGTATCCCTCAAGTATTTCAATCTTGACGCTTCTGTTTTCTCCAGTCAGATCTGCCATAAGCTCTACTCCTCTAGCGTAGTCCCAAAGTCTTCTTTTTGCTTCTTCATCAATAGCCTCGCACATAATAATGATCTCCCTCGGATCCTCTTTGCTTGCTATTTCTATGACTTTCAGGGCATCGCTAACGGTAAAGAGCCCCTTTTTCTTAAACAGCATTTTCCCTCACCTACACATACTTCATCAAAATAGAGACAGCCTCTTCCAGAACATGTCTATCTTCGGCATCTACAACGTTCTCTAAGTAATAGAGACCCTTTATATTAAGAATTATGTAAGCCTCGTCTCTATCCAAGCCAAGGTCATAGGCTTCATAGTAAACCCTTTCCTCTCCCAGAGCTTCATTAAGCATCTCAACGAAATAGTTTATCTCGTCCGTCGTTAAGTCCTCCCATTTGCTCTCCATCTCGTCAAAGTACCTCTCAAGGGTTCTTAGGGTTTCCAAATCAACTTTAAGCGTCCCCTCTACGTATGGGAACTCACCAACCCTGAATATCTTCACGCCTTCTTCGTCCCTTATGCCCACATAATCCCATAGGAGGACTCCTTCTATGACGTTGACTCCATATCTGCTCGCGAGATATGTGAACCTTTCCATAGCCTCTTCCATATCCTCCAAAAATTCCTCTTCATTGGTGAATCTAACTACCTTACTTACCGTTCCAGCCATACTTTACACCTTGAAGATTCATCATTCCCTAAGGGTTATAAGTCTTTAGGGCTAATGTTTATTGCCCGAGGAGTATTGGGTTGCGATGACCTCGGGACCCCCAGGGGGGCGACATCCCTAACGCCCCCCTACTAAAGTTTTTAAAACTTTGGCTGCATTAATAACTGGTGGTTATTTATGGTTATCATTCCCAAGCCCATTGACCCACGGGAGATAAAGAAGCTTAGAAAGGAACTTGGCATAACACAAGAAGAGCTTGCGGAAAAAGCGGGGGTTACACAGGCTTACATAGCAAAACTTGAAAGCGGTAAAGTTGATCCTAGATTATCTACTTTCAATCGAATTCTCCAGGCTTTGGCTGAGTGTAAAAAGGCTCGATTCAGGGCCAAGGAAATAATGTCTTCTCCCATAATAGGAGTCAAACCATATGAAACGGTTGAAAACGTTGTTAGGCTAATGAACAAGCACAACATTTCCCAAGTCCCCGTAATAGCGGGCAACAAGGTGGTCGGTTCTGTTACGGAAAAGACTCTCGTTAGGAAGAGCTTTGAATATGAAGACTTGCTTTCAAAGAAGGTTATGGAGATTATGGATGAGCCTTTTCCAATAATAAATGAGGATGAAAGCATTGAAGTCGTAAAGTACCTTCTCGAGGAGCATCCAGCGGTTATAGTCCAGAACAGAGAAGGCAAACCCGTGGGAATAATAACTCGCTCAGATCTGTTCAAAATAAAATAAGAAGTCAGCTCGAAGAAGGCACAATGGTAGACTCGAAGAGAAGTTCACCAGTTGTCGCATTGTATACCTCAACAGTCCAGTGAACAACGTATGCATTCCCTGGGAAGGGGAATCCCAAATTATTGGCTGGAAATGCTCCTTTTTCTATGTATTTCTCAGGATTGTCCAAGATCATTACTTTGGAGTACTCTTCTACACGATACTTGGCATCTGGGATAGTATCGGGATCTCCCCAGTAAACTAGTGGGCCTTCTTCGTGGCCAAAAATGCCTACAAAAATATCGTTGGTGTACCATGTGAAGTGAACAGCAATCCAAGCCCCCTCTGGACTATCCTCTCCAAATGGGAAGTTCCAGTCCTTTGACCACTTAACAACCATCCAGGTGCTCTCATTTACTGGACTATCTCCTAGATAATACTCTTCCCATCCAACGTAAATCCTTGCTTTGAAATTTATCTCGTTTGGGGCTGCTGTAATAACTTGAGCATACATCGCAAGCAAAAGTGCCAAAATCCCAAAAACAACTACCTTCCTCATTAGACCACCCCAATAGGTTTTAGACACAATAAGATTAGTAACTCAACTATTTAAGAATTTTTAATAAATATTAAAAAGAAACACAGAATTCAAAATATTGGTTTTCCAAGTCCTTTTGGAGAAGTTGTGCAGAGGTCAAAAGTAGCAATTAGCTCTCCTGTTTCTGCGTCGTAAACTTCAATAGTATCTTGGAAAACAACGTATTTTGGAACACCTGAGTCATAAGTACCCCAACCAGCACTGTAAGCACCACCAGCCTCATATTCTGCCCATGCTTCTGGATCATCACTTACTTTCATTATTTTCATGAACTCCTCTATTCTGTACTTTGCGTTTGGCTGTGTGTTTTCGTTCCATTGAATCCTTGTTGCCCATCCATACCACGTAGATTCATTATAATCATTGCTATACCATATCCAGTGGTTAGTAACCCATGCTCCCACGGGCTCATCTTCCATCGGTATCCAGTCTTTTGACCACTTCATGATAAGCCATGCGTCACCTGTACCGGATACCCATCCACCTTCAATGCTTCTGTCGTAATATCCATACCAGCCATTGAAGAGCCTTGCCTTGTAGTTGTAGCCAAATTCATCAAAACCTCCTGCCGAAACTAGAGCTCCTCCCATAAAAACCAAAAATACTGCAAACACACATGTTGCTTTCTTCATATTTCTCCCTCCATAGTTCAAATCCAGATTTAGATTTTTTTCTATTATTAAAGAACAGTGTATTTTACATTTTACAAATATATATTAAAGTTATTTAAATGTTTTGGTGTCAAACAAATATCTCTTAGAACAAAGTAAAGAAAACTCTATCAAAGTCAAAACAATGTCCGGGAATTGATAAAGGAAGAGAAAGGTAATCAACCGTACATAACTTCGTGTGAAGCTATCTGCTGAGCTAATCTTTCCTCCGAGCCAAGAACTTTCTCAACAGCCTTTATAAAATCCTCATGAGTTACGTATTCTCTTCTCGCCCTGATGGCAAACATTCCTGCCTCGGTTACAATTGCCTTAAGATCTGCACCGCTTGCCCCTTCTGTCATCTCCGCTATGGCTTTGAGGTCAACGCCCTTAAGGTTCATCTTCCTCGTGTGGACTTTAAGGATCTCCCATCTTCCTTTGAAGTCTGGTAGAGGAACTTCTATGAGTCTATCGAATCTTCCCGGTCTAAGTAAAGCCGGATCAAGGATGTCAGGCCTGTTTGTAGCGGCAATAACCTTAACATTACCTCTCGGATCAAAGCCATCTAGTTCAGCCAAGAGCTGCATTAAAGTTCTGTTAACCTCCCTCTCCCCACCGGTTGTTTCGTCTAATCTCTTTGCACCTATTGCGTCTATCTCATCAATGAAAACTATTGACGGTGCTTTTTC comes from Thermococcus alcaliphilus and encodes:
- a CDS encoding S9 family peptidase produces the protein MKRIDIKDLGNFKLVGGLNVYRRKVAFTVSEISIEKDDYFSKIYVYDGRKVVQFTSGPKDSNPRFSPDGKFMAFTSKRDKESKEAELYLIPTTGGEARLLTKFKFGINDYEFSPDGKTLAVITPVEIERKKKDDVHIIKEIPFWFNGIGWVYGKRNHIYLVDVESGKKRKLTRGNLNVQTLKWSKDGSKIYFVAQEDREKKPMISDLFVVDLKSKKVEKLTDSKWRIGDLVPLEDGTVILRMNTLERGIPTNTHIYHFNPETKEIKKLTAKLDRSAYNSLNCDVRGPSRNPLVYKDGWVYYIATDGPRANLFRVNLDGEIERVIGGDRSVETFGIGEYIAFIAQDATTPTELYILREGKERKVTDFNAWIREYKLSKPEHFKVKASDGVEIDAWIMKPVDFEEGKKYPAVLEIHGGPKTAYGYSFMHEFHVLTAKGFVVIFSNPRGSDGYGEDFADIREHYGERDYQDIMEVVDEALRRFDFIDSERIGVTGGSYGGFMTNWIVGHTNRFKAAVTQRSISNWTSFFGTTDIGYYFAPDQIGGDPWSNTEGYWEKSPLKYAPNVETPLLIIHSMEDYRCWLPEALQFFTALKYLGKTVELALFPGENHDLSRKGKPKHRVKRLELIVGWMEKWLK
- a CDS encoding tRNA(Met) cytidine acetyltransferase TmcA produces the protein MTVKVRFDKEVRDYAKSEGVKDPTLKLTETALAEAIEEFHRRMIVLAGDTMKKATLAGILAGASAKIISAILEELMGKKLRDESEDKVEVLYATDALGQETFGRKRYEEFRKHFDVLAGENVNVTAVTFKHTRDILGRTYDLLVLDLSYDFSPNDLGRIIETVRGGGVIFILANPFEKWKNMWTGFHKSLVTPPYTIDDVKKRFNRRLIRKFEEHEGIYILNAENQKILKGPENEKSQAKLPEREKIEIPEEIKFPKELYELCLTNGQVEVLKALEELIENDGMVVLTADRGRGKSVSVGIGSVGLAVKSKKKRVRIVVTAPELENVQSLFRFAKKSLQKLGYKPKVIEENGLIKEIYAKGIGIRYYPPTQGYRMNADVYVIDEAAGIHVPILHQYLKKPKVIYSSTIHGYEGAGRGFSVKFLKKAKEKREFKEIHLSVPIRYESNDPIERWLFDVLLLDAEPVELTEEDYELIRRKEVYFEKPDLDDWFENDREDLRHFVGIYVLAHYRNRPSDVALLADAPHHEARVLRLKNGKIVCAVQIAKEGGIPKKDIDRMAKGYKPRGNIIPDMMVKHHYAKEFAKLKGYRVVRIATHPDAMDMGLGSKALELLIQEADREGLDWVGSGFGASEELIRFWIRNGFAVVHLSPSRNPVSGEYTAIVIKPISKKAQEIVKKANDEFRIRLTEWLGDTHRDLEPEIARWLFETPFGESVNYPITLTDVQKKRLEMFVGKVLTYDTVLDAVKPVVKLYFLDGWMKPYLDERQIHLLIYRVLQAHTWEETAKFIDRSPMFTMIEVRDIIRGLWYYYKHILK
- a CDS encoding 7-carboxy-7-deazaguanine synthase QueE codes for the protein MFLAEIFNSWQGEGGSIEGSAFGRRQIFVRFAGCDLRCIWCDSASYILASNVPRWRYEVEPFTGKFEYKPNPAKLEEVVDVILKLDTGDIHSISYTGGEPTLQTKNLYALMEKMHDLGFKNFLETNGSRPERVGEVAHLVDYASVDIKDETAKASENWRELVLREVESIRILKKAGAKTYAKLVVTKDTKEENVRWYAELLKNLAPLAIQPKEPIDISQHQLMRLYNIAAKIMGRENVGLSFQVHKYLNVL
- a CDS encoding CBS domain-containing protein, with translation MVIIPKPIDPREIKKLRKELGITQEELAEKAGVTQAYIAKLESGKVDPRLSTFNRILQALAECKKARFRAKEIMSSPIIGVKPYETVENVVRLMNKHNISQVPVIAGNKVVGSVTEKTLVRKSFEYEDLLSKKVMEIMDEPFPIINEDESIEVVKYLLEEHPAVIVQNREGKPVGIITRSDLFKIK